The genomic window CGGCACGATGCTCTGGAACTGGCGGAAGCCACGCTTGCCGTACATGCGGTTCCAGCCCAGCAGCGAGTCGAGCGGAAACAGGAATGCATCGTAGCCGCGCAGGCTCTCGCGCCCGGCCGCCGGCACGCGGGCGCGATAGAGGGCGTTGAAGGCGCGCACCGAGAGCGGATTGAGCACCAGCGACGGCGGCGTGACCGGCAGGGATTTCGGACTGCGCTTCTTGACCCGGATGTCGGTCGGCGACGGCGTCGCCGTCTCGACGATGCCGCGGCCGAGATTGCCGTCGCTCGCCAGGGCGTCGAACCAGGCCACCGAATAGGTGGCGCCCACCTCCTCGTGCAGCCTGGCCAGCAGTGCGTCGAGATCCGGCACCGGTCGCTCGCGCACGATCAGCGCGTTCGACGGAACGCGGGCAAGGCGCAGGCAGGCGGTGACGATGATCCCCGTGAGCCCGATGCCGCCGACCGTGGCGTCGAACAGCGCCGGATCGCTGTCGCGCGACACGCGCACGATCTCGCCGCTGGGCAGCATCAGCTCGAACCAGGCGACATGGGCGCCGAAGGCGCCGTCCTTCTCGTGGTTCTTGCCGTGCACGTCGTTGGCGATCGCGCCGCCCACCGTGACATAGGCGGTGCCCGGGCAGACCGGCACCATCAAGCCGCGTGGCAGGAAGACGTCGAGCAGGCTGCGAAGGCTGATGCCGGCCTCGACCACGACCTCGCCCGACTCGGCGTCGAAGGCGACGAGGCGATCGAGCCGTTCGGTCATCACCAGGCGGCCGCCCTCGTTGACGGCGCAATCGCCGTAGCTGCGGCCCAGGCCGCGCGCGATCAGGCTGCCCGGCCCGCTTCCCGTCATCGCCGCCCGCAACTGGCTGAATCGCTCCGGTCGCGTCGCCTCGCTGGTGCCGTAGGGCAGCCGGCCCCAGCCGCTGAATGCGGCTGTCTTCCACATCATGCCGTCGCCTCCCGAGTGACGCGCCGCATGGCGAGCGGCAGGCAGCCCATGCCCAGCGCGACCGAGAACCACAGGGTGGTGAGCCGCACCAGCGCCGTGGCCGTCACCGCGATCTCGAACGACACGCCGCGCTGGGTCAGCAGCGCCACCATGCCGATCTCGGTGCCGCCCAGCCCGCCGGGCAGCATGGTGGCCGACCCGACCACCATCGACACCGCGAAGGCGACGGCCGCGCCCCAGATGTCGATCGCGCCACCCAGCGCGCGCACCACCCACCAGACCTGCACCGCCTCGGCGAACCAGCCCAGCAGCGACAGCAGCAGCGCCGCCAGCAGGCGCCACGGCGAGCCGAGCTTGGCGAGCTGATTGACCGCGATGCGCAGGCGACCGAACAGCCTTGGCTTGCGCCGCACCACGCCGTATCCCCAGCCGACCATGATGGCGAGGTAGCGCGGCCGGACCATCAGGAACACCGCGACCAGGGTAATCGCCGCCATCGGCACGATGGCGCTGACGCTGGCCTGCAGCAGCGCGATGCCGAGCAGCGCGATGATCACCAGCGCCGCGGCATCGGCGATGCGGTCGGCGGCCACCAGCGCCAGCGTGCGCTCGTAGCCGTGGCCATGCCCGCGCCGCAGGAACCACAGGCGCAGCGCCTCGCCGATCTTGCCCGGCGTCACGGTCATCGAGAAGCCGGCGACGTAATAGAGCGTGTCGCGCGGCAGGCTGACGCCCAGCCCCAGGCCGCGCGTGTAGAGATGCCAGCGGATCGCGCGCGTGACGTAGTTTACCAGCGACAGGCCGAGGCAGCCCAGCACGACGCCGGGGCTGATGCGCGAAAGCGTCTCGAGCATGGTCTGCGACTCGCCCAGGGCGAAGACGGCAGTGGCAACCAGCATCGACGCCAGCAACCCGCCCGCCAGCCACAGCAGGGCGCGCCGCCGCCAGGCGGTGCCGACATCGGGTCCGCTGGAACGGCTCATCTGTCATATCCTTCTCCCCGCGCAGGCGGGGAGAAGGTGCCGAGCGCCAGCGAGGCGGATGAGGGGCTTCCTCGCGCAACGACTACCGTCGGTGCCGCAGGGACTCCGCGAAGCCCCTCATCCGCCCTTCGGGCACCTTCTCCCCGCCTGCGCGGGGAGAAGGAAATC from Alphaproteobacteria bacterium includes these protein-coding regions:
- a CDS encoding FAD-binding oxidoreductase, which gives rise to MMWKTAAFSGWGRLPYGTSEATRPERFSQLRAAMTGSGPGSLIARGLGRSYGDCAVNEGGRLVMTERLDRLVAFDAESGEVVVEAGISLRSLLDVFLPRGLMVPVCPGTAYVTVGGAIANDVHGKNHEKDGAFGAHVAWFELMLPSGEIVRVSRDSDPALFDATVGGIGLTGIIVTACLRLARVPSNALIVRERPVPDLDALLARLHEEVGATYSVAWFDALASDGNLGRGIVETATPSPTDIRVKKRSPKSLPVTPPSLVLNPLSVRAFNALYRARVPAAGRESLRGYDAFLFPLDSLLGWNRMYGKRGFRQFQSIVPAAALVPLLERIRESRAGSFLAVLKAMGPAGTGMLSFPMPGYGVALDFPNKPGIVELLGDLERITLDHGGRVYLAKDSCLSPQGFAAMYRRLPAFLDVLERVDPQRRLGSSMSRRLAIRGGAP
- a CDS encoding flippase-like domain-containing protein is translated as MSRSSGPDVGTAWRRRALLWLAGGLLASMLVATAVFALGESQTMLETLSRISPGVVLGCLGLSLVNYVTRAIRWHLYTRGLGLGVSLPRDTLYYVAGFSMTVTPGKIGEALRLWFLRRGHGHGYERTLALVAADRIADAAALVIIALLGIALLQASVSAIVPMAAITLVAVFLMVRPRYLAIMVGWGYGVVRRKPRLFGRLRIAVNQLAKLGSPWRLLAALLLSLLGWFAEAVQVWWVVRALGGAIDIWGAAVAFAVSMVVGSATMLPGGLGGTEIGMVALLTQRGVSFEIAVTATALVRLTTLWFSVALGMGCLPLAMRRVTREATA